The genomic interval ctattattcatgaggaacgttgctgcgaagtatataattagattgtacaatagctcttagttattagatttaaatattgcatttgattagattgtattttattagactttgtactttatttgatgttgaaatacatttgaacatgtgtttgttatgttgaaattgaatttatgtacatgtttttatatgcaggtttgtttttgtggtagtggatatcacaaaaacagacctgcaattttaaaaaattgcaggggaatatgctGCGGTTGGGACAACCGTGGCATATAGTtctcgtttttttattttttttttaaaaacagacaTATGGCCGCAGTTAGTGCTAGAATCGCGGCATATACCTGtgtcttttaccgcggttcgAACCACGGCATatactggaacaatttttttttaaaaaaaaaaaaatgggtataggccgcggttccctgTACAACCGGGGCATATTCCCCAACTTTTTGACCGCGGTTATATCCGCGGCCTAAAGTCcatgacttactaccgcggttaaatatgccgcggttcgtaaaccgcgacgtatagtcaAAAATAATCACGGTAAtatcccctcgctgcactagtgttcCCAGACTCACAAAACCACAATCTCTTGATTGCTTAATAGACTTCTGATCATTAAAGAAAACACCTTAATGTGTTGTAGTTGATCAACCAATCACGTCCAAATATATCCTTTAAAACATGCAAATCTTTTTGTATCTTGATTCTTGTAGAAACCTTAGCACCTACAATTCTTTTCTTGACTCACTAATATCAgatatgaaatttttgaatgatCAAAGTCTAATTGATTAGTCAGTGTTATATCCAAGTTCAACAAGCCCTTTGTATAATTGATCAATCAGAGAGTGACACACAATCAATGAGTTTAGGCGATAAAAACTCAAACTTGCACCAAACGcaacattttccattttccatttaCTCTTTCTAACCTTTTCCTTTCAACCCATTAGTACCTATGTTGGTGGTTtgaaacacaataaaaaagCACCTAATCAATTCCTTCTATTTGATTCCGGTTGCAACAATTATAAGgataaagtttcaatttttatttttttttccacccTTATAATTCTTTTACAGGAACAATGTCAACGAATTATTAGAAAATCtatattaagaaagaaaaagtaaacgTTGTTTTGAGACTAAACATAGCACAGCAGCCATTAAGGCCCAAACATTTAaagtaaagtttatttattctAGGATATGAAATCAGGGTGTGAGCTGGCCCCACTATCGCATTCTTATCTTCTAGATGCATTCCAACCTCCAAAGTTGACTCCACATCAAAATTACAAATACGCGTATATTTTATCAGCATACCATggataaattaatattttattcaacttaCATACAacattgttaaatttcaaatttgtaattaatttagaaCAATTGTGTGTACTAACTTTATAGATtatctttatgttttcttaatGTAAACTGCCTATAAGGTTCAtcaataactaaattttttattaaaaaagttaattactagttttaattgattatttttaactaatttttttttgtcaaattaagTTAACTCAAgttcttttctaaattaaattagcACAAGtcaaatagattaatttattacatattgagttaaaaaaaaaatcagtttaactCGATTTATTTTTGTGTCGGTTAGAAATTTTGGAGCCTAACTTAATTCATTACATATTACCGAATTCACtcatttaaaagtatttaatcttattttcttcatttaataTATTGGCTTAATTCAtcattacaatatttaaaatataattactaacAATATTCacaagattattattattatttttactacaaaTATCAAGTAAAACCCCGTGTATATAGCGATAATAATAgatgaaattgaaatgaaatctTTAGACATTATTATTCTATTGTCGACTTTTGGCTATGATTAGCCAAAAAAGCTGACCCAATAGGCAAACGGGAGAAGCAGTTGGAGAAGCTAACTTTTGACATTGTAAACAAATCTCATTCTCAAGCAAACTCTCCCAAAGTCACGAAGTGGTTGTTGAGAGTTTtccttttttcaaacaaaacaagGAACAACTCAACACGTTCTGGTTTTTCTCAGAGACACCCTTTTACTATTTGTCATCTCCTTCTCAAAAAAAACGCACACCCAACATTCTCGTACCTTTCTGGGGTGTCAACGATTTTCCCTCATTCATTTTCCATTGCCAAAAAATCATACcttgaaattaaaacttttatttttggtgGGGGAGTGTCGTGAGAGATGTGCCCTTTAAGGTTTATCTTGGTGTTCTTCTCCGCCGTTCTGGCCGGTTATTTTGCCTGGAGAACAGTGCGTTCTGACCCGAAGATCGAGGTGTTTTCTGAGGATTCTGCTGAAGAAGATAGATCATCCAAGAAGGAAGATTTTGATTTCAAAAAGGTAcccttaaaaacatgtatgTTTCTACGATGATCCTCGTTAGAAAATAGGATAAGCCAATTTACCTTTTGAAATATTACGGTCGATAGATTAGTTTCCTAGGATGAACAATTGGGGTTGTTAAGGTTGCTGCCTAACTTTTCAAGACAGGTTTATGgtgtttttaaaagtaaaaattccaaaataatgTTTCAGAGATGGTaagttaatttatgttttaatacgTAGTTTCTTTAGTTCATATTTATGAAGCTTAAGGATTTAACAGAGTTTGacgttttttcttaaaagataaaaagatatgcTTCGAAATTAAGGTTTTGGAGAAATTTAGGGACATgtaaattagtttgtttaattcaacattttttattgaatttatgtaattttctattttaatgtatttctGCGAATTTGGGTTAGCTTGTCGGAGGAAGTTtgcaattttcttatatattatatttttcacgaTTTTTAATTAATGCAAGATTCTGGTTTGAGGTTTATGTTGGAACAAATTCAGAGATTTTTCGATGGGAATGTAGAATAAAATcccaaaaatttgaaatttcttttgttgtcgataagttattttttttttctcaaaacataATTTCTATAGTTGATATTTGAGATATTTGAGTTTAGTCTTGGTTTATTGTTGACcagaaatttgatttatttttcagatGATCGAGAATGGATTTTGGGTTTTCATTGACATGGCTAGTGGAAGGTATCTATGGAGGAATTTGAAGCAAACCAAGAAAGATGCTGAATTGAAGAGCTCTTAAAAGGGACCCTCTTCTTTAACAATTAGTCTTTTGTTTATGATTTGTCTTGTCCAAACCTAATATATATTCTTGTATTTTCACTTCTTTTCGTGGGTTCAAGAATGTTTGGTGCATAAATTCTGGAAATCTCATTATTCTGAATATTCTCTttctttagatttttctttttcttcaatttccatGTAAAAACCTCTAAATGGCATCACTTATGGCAAGCTTAGACATCATGGATTTagttgatgaaattgaaaaaccCTAGACATTGTTTGATAAGGTGATTAGAAAATGCTCTCTCttattattcaatttgtttCTGGAGGATTCAACAGTTTTTGGTAATGTCAATGTGATTAGCTCAATAATAATGCAATATTTTTCACTAAATAGATAGCTCCTCAACCTTGTATAAAACctttatttaacaatatattaACCTTTTAGATTAATAACTAATTTGTTAAACTATCTTTTTAGTTATTAACACATTgaggtatttttcttttagtctttaagaattatttttcttaaatttcgGTTATTGAAATGTTTAtagatttttcatataatatctAAAACagatattatttatgttaacttcAATCAGTTTTAAATTCTCAATAAAGTATCTATAAACtacttttagttttagtttaagtttctgaaaaaatattgcattttatcttaatattatattttggcttttaaattaatagatgaaatgtttatttttttcatcaaaataatatatatgtttttcttcgtgtaatgaattaatattatgtttttcttcgTGTGATGATTTAATATTGGCAGCGGAAGGTGTAAGATCCTCaaaagatataataattaaaaaatatttaagatcattcattgtttttcttatttaaaagatacttataatttcttaattacttaagagatttattttatttaaaagatataaaaaatggttattataatataactttcctaaaaagatatataaagtaTGTATGAtgattatttcttaaataaatatattgaaaaaatataagatttattGTGTGTGATTTTTGTTATTAGAAGGATCAcctaaaattttttaaaaatatttaagttttaaaggaTGAAAGTGAAGCCATAAATATACATACTAAACAAGTGAATAAGTATTATCTTTAGTTCATATAGAGAAGCTTTTAAATACTAAATCTGGAGAAGCTAACATTTTGTTCGCTAGCTCGTATGTGTTTTCAAAGTTAAGAACAATAGTATTATGGGCTTTAATGGATATTTTCAATTCatcttttaaagataaaagaatgagattatataaaattgtataagtATATGGGTGCATCGGTTTAAAAGATAAGTTTTGTGAAGGTGAAGATGcttttgttaattataaatgTGTGTATACGATTAGTTCTACCATAACCAAAGAAGTTGTCTTATGAGAACTATGGGTTTCACTTTTGGTCGAGGAGATTGTCTTTTGAGGGTATTTTGTTTAATCATAGCCAAGGAGGTTGCACTCTGAGAGTTTTTTCTTCCATCATAGtcaatcactacaagaaaaagttGAATTACATACagtcaaaatccgtatataaggcccaaaatccgtatataaaacttGGTTACATACGGCTTctatacggacaaaaatccgtatataaaactatcgtagataagttatatacggaaaaatccgtatataatttatatacgaaaaaatctgtatataaaatccgtatgtaattaaaaaatgattacatacgaaaaaatccgtatgtaactttatggttttataaaaaaaaaatatattatcctaATTTTCTATTCCTTTTGCAGCCATAAACTAATATAAACCAATGCATACGTCAGATTGAGTCATTCCTTATATTACATAGTAAATCCAAAAGCAATGACTATAATAACTTATAACTTTTATAAggaaacatataatataaaaagaatccTTATACAATAAGAGATATTCAAAGAAATTTAATGTGTCTAGAAAGCTTAAAAAGACTATAAGGTTTCTCAACCTTGATATATGTGTGCACCCGTGCCACCAATAAAGAAGACTATTATCATCAAGTACCTCTTCCTTACTGTTGTAATATTCCCATTAGTTGTAGTCAAAGCTTTATTTAACAATTCCACAGGAGACAAGTAACAATGTGATGGAATCTGATCTAGCACCAAGAGAAATGAGAGGTGTCAAATATACTATTAATGTGCCAACACATCCTTTTGGGAAaggaaaaacaataacaaatgaaAAGAAGCATAAACTTTTTGTATACGTTAAATAATAAAGCTTCCAACACACTATTTTCAAACTGAACTCTAAGGACTGTACCACATATGTTAAAGTAGCATTTAGTCTCTCCTAACCTGTCCACTTAAgacaaaaaacaataacaaatgaaaataagCATAAACTTTTTGTATACGTTAAATAATAAAGCTTCCAACACACTATTTTCAAACTGAACTCTAGGGACTGTACCACATATGTTAAAGTAACATTTAGTCTCCCCTAACCTGTCCACTTAAGACAAAAAACCATTGAATATACAATAATAACTTTAGCCACCATATTAAGACTTGTTAGaagaaataacatatttaagaaTCTACTtgctttatttaaaattgttttgcacctaaaatatttttccatattGCATATTAGACTAttcttagaaaataatatatatttttttatatgtataaaagtCTAAACTAATATATAAGATCAACTATATCAATCCCAAGGTTGCACAACAATAGAACTCAAACTAATCTGTTTCAGCAAAAATATAAAGGGCTTTTAGCATGAGTGAGGTCAAATCCTAAACTCTCCCAATGACAAAATAATAGAATCATAGACTATTAAAGTCATACTATATGAATTTAGAAAAACCAATAGATGATATACTAGTAAAAAAGTGAtattatacagcgcacattatgccacggttgcCTAAGAACCGCAACACAATGTTGcgcggtggcatttttgaaaataaaacgaacttatatgtcgcggttctgcTGGCAACCACAGCATATTCCCAAGGTCAAACTCTGCCTTTGACGCCAcgttagaaaacaaaaaatattgtagGGAATAGACCACGGTTTTGTgaacaaccgcggcatattccctgaccccaactgccttttggggaatgtcagaagttgcagggggaatatgccgcggttacgtccagaaccgcgacatattcccctctGCAACTTCTGCCATTCCCATCAGGTTAGCCCCTGTATTAAATATGCAGGAGAATCGACCGCGGTTGTTGtctgaaccgcgacatattctccTGCAGATTTAATACAGGTGCTGACATTCCCAAAAAGGCAGTTGGGATTGCAGTTATAGAATTCGGAATGTTAGGGAATATGCCTCGATTGCCTAGACACCCACGGCCTATTCCCTTatctgaataaaatttaaattttaagggaatataccgcggttgcacgctgaaccgcggcatatagtttgaaaaaaatttcaaaaagtccattttcatttatcttttttcaaGACCATATGTCGTggttaagtggggaaccgcgATATATTCCctttttaggtttaaaaaataaaaaaacgcgAACAGTTCGTCTTCTTCGCGAAAACCAGAAACGCTGCAACCTCCTCCACCGTCGATGAcgctctttctcttttcttcgaTTTTCCACCGTTTTGCACCGTTTAAACTCAAATTTTTTCGTTCATTTGCGATTTTCAACGTTGGTGAAGTGTTTTGACCGATCAGAATCGTCAAACTTCATTTTCGTCGTTCCACTCGTCGTTCAAAGTTCCGGCCGTTCAAAGTTCCAGCCTGCCATTCCTCTCCGCCGTCAAGATCCTATCTGTCACGCCCCTTCCTTCTCGCTGCGCCCATTCCAGGTATTGCCTTTGATGCTCTTTGTCGTTTTTGCTTTCTTgaatgttttcttattaatgGTATGATTAtatgactgaattgattgtatggttgaattaataattttatatagaaaattgtataattgtaattttgtaatatttaggaaTGTATAATTGTTTGAATTGCCTTTGATaatctttgttgtttttgcttccttgaatgtttgaattgatcattggaatgcttattaattgtatgattgtatgactgaattgattgtataattgtaattttgtaatatttaggaatggaacgaaattggattaatttaccacgtatcagtgctgagtacgagagaggtgtagagaaatttatacaatttgcgcaacgtaatgaggggagaagtgataatgaagtgaagtttagatgtccttgtgtgaattgtttgaatgggagaatgttgaacgcaacccaaataagagaacatcttatatgtgatggtttcctaagatgttatacaacatggatacGATACGCCGAAAAATGTTACTTTCCGACTGATtcgcaaactgaaaatgttactgaTTCTACCATTgaagaagatcgaccggatgaagacaaattagaggacatgatccgcgatgttggcgcagaaaattttgccaaagctcatgtgtatgagacgatgtcgactgatgcggaaacacctttgtatgtcggttcaactaagttcacacgtttgtcagctgtgttaaggctcatgaatttgaaggcgagcaatggatggactgataagagttttacagaattNttgacgttgttgaatgaaatgcttccaaatggaaatacactacccactcgtaattatgatgcgaagaaaattctttgtccaatgggtatggagtataaaagtATACATGCTTGTCCGaatgactgcattttatataggaaagagtttgaatttttgacaaagtgtccaaaatgtggcttatcacgatacaagtcaaaaaacaatagtgaagatNatggtcagatagaaaaaaatggatctgcttttaaagtagtttggtaccttccaatagtgCCCAGACTTAAGCNTTTGTTtgcgaatcccaaagatgctaaaaaccttagatgccatgcagatgagagaaaaattgacNGGCTGCTTCGTCATCCANCTNattcaaagcaatggaaaaatattgatcNANAATTNCCCgaatttggtaaagagtgtagaaatcttaggcttggtttagccactgatggaatgaacccatttggtaatctNagtaccaatcacagttgttggccagttatattgataatttacaacttatctcctgcattgtgcatgaagaggaaNtacatgatgttgtctatgatgatatctggtccaaagcagNctggaaatgacatagatgtttatctaagcccactagttgaagacttgaaggttttgtgggttgatgggtATATTGTTGAAGAAAGTATTGAGTTTCTTCAACAATATACCCATCAATCCATATCGTCCTgaaggttcaatgattgaaaggtatattgttGAAGAAAGTATTGAGTTTCTTCAACAATATACCCATCAATCCATATCGTCCTgaaggttcaatgattgaaaggtatattgttgaagaaagtattgagttttgttcagattacatgacatcaacgaatccaataggagttcctcgcacatcatggttgaataaattttctacaagtaaaagcatccgaggtgtgaatgtggtgacaaaagatcgcgAANAATTGTTGCAAgtgcatctttatatattgaacaacacagatgaggttatcccttttttggaagcacacaaagccattgttaagaataaaaatccaagacaatcagagaaacgacagttgatggagcataacaaaacatttatgtcttggttcaaatctgaaattgacaaagagccacattcATCTGaaactttattgtggcttgcaaatggtttaaagtttgatttcgtgtgttgtacaggttatgaagtcaataattgcacattctatacgaagactttggatgataaaagcacattacaaaatagtggagttaATTTAGATGCTGAGtcgcttcaattttccacatcaaaagatcaatctcctgtacttggattaatgagatattatggtataatagaagagatatgggaggttgattacaccaagttttttgtttcattgttcaaatgtaagtggtttgacaataagagtggtgtgaaaatagattaatcgggtatgacactggttgattttcgaaaggtgggttaTCGAGGcgaaccgtttatcatggtacatcaagcatctcaggttttttatgtcaaagatcctaCGTCTGACCAATGGTATGTCGCTCTTGAaggcaaaaaacaaattgaagttaacgaagacaatctgattaatattcatattgctgacaaccattcatttcaaactacaacaaatttggatgaccaatctctagttgacgacgatgtacatgcaattcggtcagatcatggtgagggaatatacatatgatgaatccatatctttatgtatgaatttccaTTTTCTGTATAAGTATTTCCTATGAATTTCCAATGCTAACGTTATCACAGGTGTGGCAACTGGCCCCAATGCagatgacttccgatcataccttggagtagtggAACGTGACAAGATTAGTATTcttactccatcttttgaccatGTGTCCGAGGTTGATTTATTGCTAACGttatatggaacgatatattggtaagttagttacTATAGTTTCATTTagagtttgtttattttgataattttgtactcaTACAATTATGTTTTGTTCAGCTGACATTcgacattccaaatgtcgcaacacttagaaataagtgtttatcaactgttgctgaaaacttcagaaattttaaaagcaagTTGACCTCAAGATACATTTTTGGAAGCCTTAAACATAAGTCTCCATGTTCTacatataagtccattgatgaggagacttggcgACTTTTTGTAGAGAGTTGGACAACAAAGGAATGgcaggttagtatagttgatattattcaattctttattagcaaatatatatgatatgaaCTAACTAATTACATATATGTGAcaggcaattagaagcaaagcacaagaaACAAGtgctcaaaaaaaaaaaaacccgcacctattatctcgtggtgggtataggaagcctgaggagaaaatcctcaagcaaaaggcagatgctagaccaccatctcagAGTGGTAGCCTCCCTCAGCatccttctccaccttctagacatgaaaaatggaagttggctcgtatgagaccatcgggcacctactcttctGACACTGCACGGGAAATTTCTGAAAAAATTGTAAGTTGTCACtgtttctaaaataataataatttcattatacatactacattgaactttttaaagaataatgatgttttgtaatgttacaggacaccttggttgagcagagctcccaaggtcaattcactccagagggtcgccaggatattcttaccgttgcgattggacgacctgagcaccctggacgtg from Vigna radiata var. radiata cultivar VC1973A chromosome 9, Vradiata_ver6, whole genome shotgun sequence carries:
- the LOC106773783 gene encoding uncharacterized protein LOC106773783, giving the protein MCPLRFILVFFSAVLAGYFAWRTVRSDPKIEVFSEDSAEEDRSSKKEDFDFKKMIENGFWVFIDMASGRYLWRNLKQTKKDAELKSS